The nucleotide sequence ATAGGGCAGGTAGGACATGTCTTATTATTGCCATTTGACAGATGTAGAAACCAAGGCACCAAGTCACAGGACTACTAAAGGGGGTGGGATGTAGGCCATAGCACAATTGGGAACTATGTTACCCCAGTCCCAGCCCAAGATATTTCTTGGTGAAACATATTGTACTGAAATATGAAAGAGTGAGAACAGATAGCTTATGCtacaaaaccagaaaatagaGTCAGTTATGTTTTATTTGCAGCACGTATTTGCTCCTTGTGAGATGATAGTTTATTTCAACAGCCTGGGAAAAATATCCATTAAGACTTATTGGATcctcggggatgcctgggtggctcagcagttgagcatctgccttcggctcagggtgtgatcctggaatctgggattgagtctcacactggggtccttgcatggaccctgcttctccctctgtctgtgtctctgcctctctctgtgtgtctcgaatgaatgaatgaatgaatgaatgaataaataaatctttaggaaaaaaagacttATCGGATCCTCATTATTTTATATGAGACACTGCAGAATTATAATCCCATTTATCGTTATTCGTTTTCTCATCAAGAGATGCATGTATTTTACATACAACCAACCCTGGTTcttcttctcaaatattttccaCAACTGATGAATTCACCAGTTAACCAGTAAAGAACAATGAACTACATGTAACACTCATTCCATACTTGACAATGGGGACATGTGGTAGGAATTCATGTGGTAGGAATGCAGATCCATGACAGGCTTACTGAAGAAATCTCTTGTcaagttaataaaaatgttaaaaagcttTACTCTTGTGGATTCTCTGAATCCAGATTTTACAGAGTGATTCAGATTTCAAGAACTCTCTGCCACCTCCAGACCATGTTCCAAGATTTTTGTTTCAGAATGTGGTTCTTGTCCTGAACTCCTCCCAGCCTCTCTAAAATTGAAAAGCCACAGACTAAACTAGCTCAAACTGAGGTCAAACCTCTTATGAAACATCAAGATTATGGTTTTGCTGAGCAAGCCAAGCTATCGCTGGTTGGGAACTTCcaaatgagtaagaaaaaaaaacatgttaaatttaaaaaatatgatattaatACGGACAAAAGTCTCTGTGTACACACCTAAAAGTGCACACCCACATTCCTCTGTTGAGAAGGTAAAGCCACTCACTCACTTAACATGTGGCTGTTACATCCATGAGACAACCAAAGAATTGGTTTCTCCAACACATTATTCTAAGTACACATGGAATATGTGAGCAATAGCACAAATAATTATGTAGTAAGTGGTGAAAAGTATTTGGGCAGTTCTGTAGGAGAGCAGAGAAGAGTGAGCTCTGGGAATGGAACAGAGTTATATTTTGCAGACAGGGAGGAGATAGTCTTGGATTGCACAGTTAGTCTGTGGTGGAAAGTAGTGGATAGATGGAAAGGGCTTGTAGGCCTATTTGTGGGGTGGGACCTTGTCCTGGAAGCAGAGGGAAGCCAGCAGGGGGGAGTCAGAGCATGACAAGATTGAGGAGTCAGGAAAAGTGAATCCAAATCTGGCTGTAAGAATGATCATTCCCTTTTTTTCCACAGACGAAATACTGAAACGCTGACCATTTGTATGTCAGCCCAGGCTCAGTTCCCCTAAGTTTGGGCAGAACCTGTTTAAAAGGGCTTTctgtaaaatcatttaaaaattttagcttttttgtttagaaaaaggaaaattaaaaaaacattccaCTATTTGTTTACCAGCTCTTCGTTGCTATTTAGAGTTTTTCCTCCCTTCAACCTTCTTGCTTCACTTGAaatttatctttctgtctctgtttcctaCTCTGCCATAGAGGACTGGCATAGAAGATAGTGGTTTCTATCTTCTCTTCTATAACTTAAGCATTTGTCTTCCACAGACATCTTCTTTAAATGTTCCTGTCTAGGGAcctctgggtggatcagtggttgagcatctacccttggctcagggcgaggTCCTAGGTCctcagattgagtcctgcatcgggctccccaggaggagcctgcttcttcttctgcctatgtctctgcttctctctctgtgtctctcatgaataaatggatgaaaagttaaaaaaaaaaagatgttcctgTCTCCTCTTGGTAGCTTCTCCTTcctgaatatacatatataaaaatatagcattTATGTAAACATAAAATTTTTGCTTAAACTATGactattcttttatttcactcCAACTGAGAATAGAAGCCAATAGCAATTCAGCTTTTCCAATTCTAGTTACATAATGTAATAACCAGCAACCTTAAATCTATCTCCTAACTTGTCATATTTCTTTAAACTTGGGAGGCTTCCTTTCACttattcttcccttttctgcaAGTTCTTTGGCTTTTCCACTGACTGTATTTACAACATCCATAGTTTCCAAACCCCAAATTGAGACTCACGGTCTGACAAttggacaaaatatttgaaagcacaGATGTCGTTGAGGCATGTGGATTCTCTGCTGAAATTTCACCCTTTCCCCcgcttaaatatttttctttgcttaagaGGCCAGATGATCTAGTTAtctggaagcagagggaagacTTGTAGGTGCTTGacttatttattgttttactCCATGCCCTGTGCCAGGAACATCTTTTTTCAGCGGTGGAGGGGGGCGGAGAGAAAGTCTGTATCTGTGTGTGGGCAGGTGGAGACACACCCACTTGGCAAGGAGGCGGCCCTGAAAGTGGGAGGGAACAGGAACCCCCGGTGCCCTCCTCCTGGGGGCAGGAGTCAGCTAACCACTGCCCACAGCACGCAGGAGCCCTCACCCTGCCCCAAAGCCTTCAGAGACCAGTTCAGAGCCTTGCTTGCCTGTAAGTATCCACTtatggggttgggggtgggagtaCTTCCTAACTCTTTGGGGTTGCAAAGTTTGACGAATAAGGCTCTCAATCACTTAAgaaatgaccccccccccccaaaaggagagagaagtcaggctatttttttttttaataatgtaataGACTCATCCATTTATTTCAATGGGATGAATGAGCCAAACACCTGGGGTATGCTGCTGTCGGGAAGGTCTTATCAGCTCTTGGCTTTGCAGGTGACGGTGCCAGGGAAGGTGCAGTGTAAGCTACTTGCTGAGGACGGTCGGGGGACAAGTCTGCGGAGATGTGCTCCACCTCTTTCTCCTCTGTGCCAGCCAGCTCCTCCTGTTGAAAATAGCTAAGCCTGCTGTTCGGGATTCTTAGAACCTCAGCCCCAGAGGGACCTCTCTAGGGGCAAACTGACCCCACACACTGGGAACTTTATTACCTAGAGCTTGGCCTGCCCACTGCAGCAGTTCTCAGGAAGTGCAAGTGTCTCCCACAACAGCATCTCTCcgtgcttgcttctccctcctctgaggAAGGGGTGAGGCCCCAGCCCTGGGGGTCCCGAGCAGCCTGAGGGTTCAGAGCCTCTGAAACCCGTCTGTAGGCACCCCGGAGCACAGAGCCAGTGGAGGCGGCCAGGAGAGaatcaagagaaaaatctaaaattttcaaTATTCAGAAACACACGTGGTGGCAGTTGATGTAGAGAACACCGAAGTCACTGAATAACTGTGTAACTTCTGGACTACCTTGTTTTGTCTTTCTGGTCCAGACAAGGAGGGATCGGTCCGGATCTGGGGCCTGCGGGGAATGTCCATGGGAGCCTCAGAGGCCATTTCGCGTGGCTCTGACTCACCCTGACTCTCCCGTGAAGCGGAAAGGAGGCAACATCACACCACTCAGGTGTGGCCAGCCTTTGACCATTGTTGTGAATCCCCAGGAGTCACCACAGGCCCTTCCCGATTACTCATTTCACTTTAGCCGTGGTTCAGCTAAGACTTTGGGCTCAAGGAAAGCCGTAGAAGAGGAGACAGGATGAGGCGGGAAgacgaggaagaggagggaacCAGGATGAAGGCAAAGGGAGACCTAGAGatgaaggaggaagaggtggtCAGTGAGAAGGGAGAGCTGGTTGGCCCTTTCGTGAGCACCATGCCCACCCCTATGCCGCACAACAAGGGGACCCGGTTTTCCGAGGTGTGGGAGTATTTCCACCTGGCCCCCGTTCGCGCTGGCCACCACCCCAACCAATACGCCACCTGCCGCCTGTGTGGCAGGCAGGTGAGTCGTGGCCCTGGGGTTAACGTGGGCACCACAGCCTTGTGGAAACATCTGAAGAGCATGCATAGAGAGGAGCTGGAGAAGACTGGCCATGGTCAGGTGGGGCAGCGCAAGGACCCGAGGCCCCAGGGGCCACAGCTCCCCGTGGGTATTGAGGGCGACTGGGCCCGGCTCCTGGAGCAGGTGGGGGCCCTGGCTCTGTGGgccagccagagggagaaggaggtgctCAGGAGGGAGAGGGCAGTGGAATGGAGGGAGAGGGCAGTGGAAAGGAGAGAGCGAGCCCTGGAGGAGGTAGAGAGGGCCATCCTGGAGATGAAGTGGAAGGTGAGGGCTGAGAAGGAAGCCTGTCAGAGGGAGCAAGAGCAGCCTGCCGTGGCTCATCCCTTCCATTTTGTTTAATCAGTTGGGGAGGTATCTGTTCCGAAAACACAGACTTCAGGCTCACAGCAAAGAGCCACTTTAGCTTAAGTtgcaagtattttgtttttaagagaaagcaTGCATAGTATGAGTTACTCTCAGCAGGTGTAAGTTGACCAAACACCTTTCTACAGGTTTCCTGAAGCTGTCCTGATCAAAACTTCAAAATGTATTGACTGAAGATAAATGTTGTTTTGCCACCATGGGTCTGCGAGTTTGGGTGCAGAATGTACCATCTTGTCAGTGTTGATGAGTGAAAATAACAGGATTTATGCTCAGCACTTGGTTTTGGTAGAGGTGACGGTTCTGAGAGTTGAGGCTGGTGGGGTAGCTGGAATGTGCCTACGTGACCAGCTCACTCTAACAGGTGACACCAGGAGCAGAGCCTAGGCTTCCTGGGGCCCCTGCGTTTGCACCCATCCTGGTGGTGAGTTGAGAACTGGGTAGAGAGCTTGTTTTGTGGGGCCCGGCTGTGGAAGGACACCTAAGCTTGAGGCCTGAGATCTTGGGACCCATCTTTCTCTTGTGCCACCTGCTCATATTAAAGCTGTGCCACCAGCAGAACCTGTCTGAATCCTGTAAATCTTTTCAACAACTTAACATATGTGTAAATAATGTATAATCAGCACAGAGAGAATTAAAGACTTTACAACTCACTCAAATGAAACATTAAGAATAGAGGATATAGAaacttatttgtaaatatttaaaatataatccaaCATCATATTAAGATCTATTGAAGAGGGAGTTCATGAGGAAGAGATGAGAgaaactcagaaaggaaaagagaaatataggGAGTTGGgtgaggaaggagaaacaaagaacagaggcagaaaactaaaaaagaaagaaaaagggatagAGAAGTGTGGCCACAGAAGAGACAGAttttctccccatccccccaaaaaatcaccATGCAAAGATGAGAGACCATGACTATCTAGGAGACTGAAGGACATTTTCCTAGGTCCTGAGGTCCATTTTAACACTtaagttgcttttgtttttgttcccaCAGACCACTCATTCATTTGAGCAGTAGGTTTTGGATTTTATCCCTGCCTTTGAGATGTTGGCTGCATGCCCATtgttccctgatttttttttaatgttcatttttaaaatactcagaGATGCTTTGAAAAAAGGGAAGCTAATAGTCTATAGGGAGAGGACAATTCTGTGGGCTGCTGAGGATATGCCTAATTTGTTCACTCAGGAGTAGAATAAAACCAACCAGCAAGGACTGTGGCCTTTGTGCTAGGGTGGGCTTTTATTTTGAATGATTCTTCTAGAATCTGTTGTCTGTTTTCACTGGATTGGGGGTGGGATGAGCAGTAGTGGGAGCTGGCAGGGAGACAAGAGCTAATAAACAAACACAGTCTCTCATTATTTTGTAAATAGGCCCAAGCCCTTTATGGGTATCAACCTTCCAGAAAGTGGACAAGATCCTGGTATGTATAATAATGGCTCCTTGCCTCACTCCATCCTTAGCTGTATATGGCTCCCTTTTTAGTGCTTGTTCTAACAGCCAGATCTGTCTTCCCTGTGAGCTGTCTGTGGAACAAGCACAAGTCTAAACACAAGCTTGTGAAAAACCCAGACTGTACTACAGGCTTATAATTTCCCCTTTTTCCAGAAACCTGCCTGATATTAAAAATTGCACCTCCCATATGGTTTCCCAAAGGGGTACGGTGCCATTTTTAGGACCCTCTCCAGCTAGGGTGAAAGCTCATGGACTCGCCACTGCAAATGATGATGACCGCTGGGAGTCCCATGGCTGGACCTTGGAAATCAGATCCTTATTGGgtcataagaagaaagaaagaaaagaaaaaaagaaaagagaaaagataagaaatcaagaaagaaaggaatgaggaagaaggagggggagaaagggagtgAAAGGAAGGAATGGTAGAAAGTTgaaaggagggatggaaggagaaggaaagcagcTCTAATACctaatcttaaacacacacatatacctttGAAATGGAGTTTAAGAAGGACAAAGCGTCCACAACGTTCCAGGCTTTGCAAAATCACAATTAAATAAACAGCAACAGTTAAAATCGCCAAACAGCCACCAGAGCCATGCAGCTGAATGGTAATGTGTGCTTTTAGATTACAGTGTCTGCTTCACATCTCTTTTATGACTTTAGCTTCTCTTCATTTTCaggcattttttaatttctttttttttaaagattttatttttatttattcatgagagacatgaatagagaaagagaggcagagacacaggcagagggagaagcaggctccatgcaaggagccggacggtgggactcgattccgggtttccaggatcacgccctgggctgaaggcggcgctaaaataCCCtttcagggatttttaaaaagattttatttattcacttgacagagagagaaagcacataagaaggaggagcagcaggcagagggagagggagaagcaggctccctgttctgtGGGGCTCAATACCGTGACCccggatcctgacctgagctgaaggcagatgctgaaccgactgatccacccaggtgtcttcaggcattttataaaaaagatttatttatttatttgagagagagagagagagagatcatatgaacagggggaggggcagagggagagaagcagattcagctgagcctggagcctgacccagggcttgatcccaggattctgagatcatgacttgagccaaaaatcaagagtctgacacttaacaaactgagccaaccaggcacccccttcTCAGATATTTTAaccccaaatatttttatttcctgtttcatGTTAGGTagttatctttatatatttttttcacctaACTTTTGTCAAACATAATAAAGGTAGAGAGTAACGAGCAAGGGACCCACAGAGATGATGGAGTTAAAGCACAAAGCACAAGCATCAAATAAAGACATATGTGGCTCCTGGAAAGATCAAACTGTTGAGTAAACCCTGGAGTTTTCATGCATCTCTCTTGTGCCTTCTTTTGCTGCATCGTCAGGGTGGGCATGCAGGGCCAGGGGCTGTGGGCTGAGAGCTCTTTGGGCCAGCATCTTTTGTTCAAATACAAAGTCTGCTATGTGAAGGGGCCCGGTGGTTTCAGTTAAAGACTATCTTTCCATGTCAGCTGTGGGGGTGACGCTGTAGGCCATGCTGGAGCCCTGGTGAAACCTGGCCCTGGAACTCACAAGAATATGACACCCACAGGTGTGACACTCTCCTTGGACAGCCCTGGTCTAAGCCAAAGAAACATCATTGTTAGAAAGTGTGGaggcttttctatttttcatgaaAACCCAATGAACCATAAACTTTATCACTTTAGTAATGCTGGAAAACATAACTGACCTAATCCCTATTACTTTAACACCAAGGGCTGCTGGTGTAGTGAATACGTAACACATAGTAGGCAGCCAATATGAACATGTTgaattagttaattttttttttttatgatagtcacacacagagaaagagagaggcagagacacaggcagagggagaagcaggctccatgcaccgggagcccgacataggattcaatcccgggtctccaggatcgcgcccctggccaaaggcaggcgccaaaccgctgcgccacccagggatcccaattagttaatttttaaggaataaaCATGGGGTTACAAATTACCATTCATTAACTAACACTTATGGTTGCCAGATGGTAGATACTTTGCGTATGTTCTCTCATTTGATCTTTATATCACTCTTGGGAGGTTGGGATCATTCTCCCGGGTCACTGATGAGGAAGCTAAGGAATCGAGGTCCCAGGGGCCAGAGTTAATAAGCGATGGGGGAGAATTCAGGCCCAGGGCAACTGGATTCCACAACCCATGCTCTGTTTCTTCACTATCCCACCCTGTCTCCTAAAAATCAACCACACAGgagatttatgaatatttattcagATGAAAGGATGGGTAAAAGAGAATAGGTGAATGATTAATAGTGGGGAGGAAAGAAATATTCCCTAGACATCTATTATGTGCAATGTACTCCATTAATGTGCATAAATTTAGTTCACCTAAGAATCCTGTGAAATATTAATCCTGATAGCAGTTTTAGATGACTTAGCTGAGACTCATGGAGGTTAACTACTGGGTGAAGATATGGAGCCAGGAAGTGGTCAAATTAGGATTTGACGTTAGTTCTCTCTGCCCCTGAACCTTGGGCCCCTCTCATTACACCACCCTGCCTGCAACCAGGCATGCTAAATTCTCATCCCTGCTCTGCCCTTTAttagtgactcagtcagttgtgtAGACTCTCCGGGCCccaatttctcatctgtaaaatggctgATGCCCTACCTTTTTCAGAGGTTCACTGACATCACTGGATAAAAGCATGTGAAAGGACTTTGAAGAGTTAAGAagctattaaaaatacaatagagaCTCTAAGAATATTAAAGAAAGGAATTACTAATGTTTGGCAAGATCTTAAAAGATCCACAGGCAAGCTGTATCCTGTCACTGGTTATGTAGAGTCAGTGAGAGATTATTCACTAATTCCCTAGGAAAGAAGGTTCTCTGACTTTGCCTAGTCAGAACCTAGGTAAGCATGTGTACAGAAGAGGAAATCTGATAATATGTAAGAGaaagtccttttttctttttcattggaATTCTTGGATCCAATCTTAAGGTTCTGTATCTGGATGGAATTCTTATTACCTGTAAACACTGGCACAAAGAACCTTCAAGAAATCcttataagaaacaaaaatatccaTCAAACACTGTGCCAttagattgttttatttaaaactattgaAGTCCACTAATTTAATTGGAATTAATTGTGGAAGAAccaaaaattttaagactttttttataTACTCAGGACTATAACAGCAATCATCTAAGAGACGAATACATAAAATCAACAGAAGACACAAGTATATGCTCATCTGAAGCCAACCCACAGCATTTGAGCTATGGTTTGTATGCAGCTGTCAAATTAAATGACTGACACTCAACAGGATCAGAAATCATAACTTATTTAGGGTTCTTAGGACTAGAAGAAACTAGAAGATGAGTGTAATTTTCTCTCCTCCCATTTGGCAAGAAGTGTTTGAGAATTCATgggaacatttattttataacttgggATTTTAAAAAGCTTGAATTAAGTCAAAAGGACCCAAGACAGCTGATTTACactaatagtaataacaatataACAAGtataatgtttattgagcatttaataTATGCCCTATTTATACTAAGAACTTTCtatacatgatttcatttaattcttttaagaaCAACAATATGCAGATAcccttcttctcctcttcatatatagagaaaaactgaTGACAAAGATGTTGACataatttgcctaaggtcacagcCAGCAAGAAGAACTGGCAAGTGAGCCCAGATCCCAGTGACTTGAGGCTGGGAACTACCTACAAGAAACTGAAGTCAGGGCAGCcaaccgggtggctcagcggtttagcgccgccttcagcccagggcgtgatcctggagacccgggatcgagtcccacgtcgggctccctgcgtggagcctgcttctccctctgcctgtgtctctgcctctctttctctctctgtgcctctcattaataaataaataaaatcttaaaaaaaaaaaaaaaaaaagaaactgaagtcaGACAGCCCTACTCTACTCTCCTATTTCACCTGCCTTTTCTTCTACTGCCTGAGAAATAGCCAGGGTTCTGAAGGAATTACAGAAAGGCATCTTTCCTCTTGTTACTTCCAAATAAAAACTATAGGAAGGCTGGTACAGGAAATGGATTAGAGCAAATTAAATGCCAGCCGAGCAAATGCCTTATTCTTACACCAGGATTCACACTGATTTCTGTCCAAGTATTTCCTTTCTatcctctctaatttttattaaGGAGAAGTTTAAACAACTGAGACTATTTTTCCAGAAAACTTAAGAACTAAGGATTAGAGATCACATGTTCTAAGAGCCCGAAGTCAGAAACTAAGGATGCCCATTTGGTTTCTAGGATTAACTCAGCTTCCCTTCTTCTGCACCAGAAATTAATTGGCTGAGGGCCAAGGAGTAAGGTCCTTTGAGAAAACATTCAGGACAATGATGCAACCCAACATCCCTTGGTAATCTATAATACCATAGATTTTCAAAGGCTTTAATGTGACTCACCTCTCCCAAGACATCCGTAGAGTTATTTTCCACGATCATGGAGATTTCCGGCTTAGCTTAAAGGCAAATAAAACATAGTTAGTGGCATTGACAGTCATCTGACCTGGccactagtgtgtgtgtgtgtgtgtgtgtgtgtgcacgtatgAGTTCATACACATAAGATTcatcattcatcaaatatttattaaatacccaCTGTGTGCCCAGCAGTATGCTGGATGCTGAGGGAAAGTGGACAGATCAACTTCACTGACTGtaagaaatttacattttcatggAAAATACAGATCTTAGAAAACACCAGAGAATACTTCAGTGATTTTGATGTCCTGCTAGATCGTAAGTGCCTTGAAGGTCAGGCTGCTTCATTCATCTCTCTATCTCTAGCACTTAGCAGTGCCTAGCACAAAACAGACATGGAGTACATTATGTTTAACTGAAGGGGCTTCAAGTCAGTTCTTGACGGCAGACAGAGCTGTCTATGAACCAGGGGAGGAACAGTAAGCCTGTCACAGGTGCTGTCAATGTCTGCTGTACTCACTTGGCACTAACTTCTACATGTTGAAGGCCTCTCGTTGGGCACACCTATGACTACCTCCTAAGGACTTATGGGAGCACACTTAGTCCACAAGTAGGGCAAACTGGAAGTCTAGAGAGCTAATGGTGATAACAGATGGGGCGTTGGTGGATAATACCCCAACTGCCTTGCCTTTATTTGGGAGAACTCTGATGTGTGTTCTTTCAGAGTTCCCCAGTGGGAATGAGCTCTCAGCCCACGCTGGAAACTGGCACGCATGATCATATACATTTCAttatcttccttcccttcctcagcTTTTCCACCCCTCTTCTGATTTCCCTTGATAAATACTTctcaaagaaattaatttaacTCAAATTCTGGTCtcaatgttttcttccaggagaaCCCAAACCAAAATACACCCTAAAACAGTAACAGGAGGAGGGGTATTCTGACCTCATACTAGCAACAGATACCACTGGAATGAAAGACGTGAAAGAAAGAACAGTTACTAAAAGCTGTAAAGGTACTAGAAAGACATTCCTTTTGAGGCTCAGAGCAATCAGGTTTGGGGCATAAGAGGAGGCAGGAGCAAACCTGTGatggcaggttccctgctaaggAAAGTAAAGTCAAAGGAGACTAGTGAGAGAGGGGCACGAAGTAGCAAGCAAGCTGTGGAAGCTTCTGGTCTCTGGACTGTTAGAAAATGGAGGCATtattaggaagaagaaataagCTGGGTCTAGGGCATCCAAGCTGGAGTGGGTCTGTGCTACGCTTGGGTATTTATTTCAaggttttcaagtttttatttttggcttgttCTATTTGAGGGATCACTGAGGGATGCTGAGTGGGTTCTGTGTAAGGTCTGTATTTTACTTCCATGCCAGGGTCACTATCGTATACACTTGGTGGCATATGCAAATAGTCTAAGGACTGGATGAGAGCAGCCAAGCACAGCCTGGCTGGCCCATCCGCTAAAGGGGAGAGCCAGAAGGCAGGGAAAATCTAATGAACAAGCAGACAGACTCTCACATTTTTGAGCATCCACTGAAAGGAGatcaaagaagaaacagagacatagaaaCAGAGCTGACGTAGACACAAAAGGGCCATAAGAGTGAGATGTGAAAGAGTGAAAAGCATTCAAGACCAAGATGGAAGTATCTGCTGCCGTGAGGTACGGGGCATGGTT is from Canis lupus baileyi chromosome 35, mCanLup2.hap1, whole genome shotgun sequence and encodes:
- the ZBED2 gene encoding zinc finger BED domain-containing protein 2, producing MRREDEEEEGTRMKAKGDLEMKEEEVVSEKGELVGPFVSTMPTPMPHNKGTRFSEVWEYFHLAPVRAGHHPNQYATCRLCGRQVSRGPGVNVGTTALWKHLKSMHREELEKTGHGQVGQRKDPRPQGPQLPVGIEGDWARLLEQVGALALWASQREKEVLRRERAVEWRERAVERRERALEEVERAILEMKWKVRAEKEACQREQEQPAVAHPFHFV